The Rhodococcus triatomae genome includes a window with the following:
- the nirD gene encoding nitrite reductase small subunit NirD, whose protein sequence is MTIVDLNEKIASDRLEWTSACPLSRLIPGLGVAVLLRGSEQVALFLLEDGSLHAVGNIDPYGRAAVMSRGLVGDRSGEPTVASPLLKQVFSLIDGRCLDDEDVRLPVYDVRVWGGVVQIHSRLPRATEAENGTGTP, encoded by the coding sequence ATGACGATTGTCGACCTGAACGAGAAGATCGCTTCCGATCGCCTCGAGTGGACGTCTGCGTGCCCGCTCAGCCGCCTGATCCCGGGGCTCGGTGTGGCGGTGCTGCTACGGGGGAGCGAGCAGGTTGCCCTGTTCCTGCTCGAGGACGGATCGTTGCACGCCGTCGGCAACATCGATCCCTACGGGCGGGCCGCGGTCATGTCCCGCGGCCTGGTCGGCGACCGGTCGGGCGAACCGACCGTCGCTTCACCGCTCCTGAAGCAGGTGTTCTCACTGATCGACGGCCGGTGCCTCGACGACGAGGACGTGCGCCTGCCGGTGTACGACGTGCGGGTGTGGGGCGGAGTGGTGCAGATCCACAGCCGCCTGCCGCGCGCCACGGAGGCCGAGAACGGAACCGGGACTCCGTGA
- a CDS encoding uroporphyrinogen-III synthase has product MNDSTPLLGFTVGITASRRAEEFATLLTRRGASVVHAPAIRIIPLADDTELERVTREIVADPPKIVVATTGIGFRGWVEAADGWGLAEKLGEALSQARLLARGPKAKGAIRAADLKEEWSPAGESSAEVLDHLLAEGVEGVRIAVQLHGATTEWEPVADFCEVLRCAGADVIPVPVYRWVPPDDQSAMDKLIELAATRGLDAITFTSAPAVASMLDRARETGMLDPLIHALRQRVVVTCVGPVTAAPFVELEVPTTMPSRFRLGALARHLADELPRRASRIRAAGHDLGIRGGCVVVDGEVKQLAPASMSLLRALGARPGRVVSREQLLAVLPGGGDDTHAVETAVARLRSSLGAAKVVQTVVKRGYRLAVDPVDCGDEE; this is encoded by the coding sequence GTGAACGATTCCACGCCGTTGCTGGGGTTCACCGTCGGGATCACGGCCTCGCGCCGCGCCGAGGAGTTCGCCACCCTGCTCACCAGGCGGGGCGCGAGCGTGGTCCACGCCCCGGCGATTCGCATCATCCCGCTCGCGGACGACACCGAACTCGAGCGCGTCACCCGCGAGATCGTCGCGGACCCGCCGAAGATCGTGGTGGCCACCACCGGGATCGGATTCCGTGGCTGGGTGGAGGCCGCCGACGGCTGGGGCCTCGCCGAGAAACTGGGTGAGGCGCTGTCGCAGGCCCGGCTACTCGCCCGCGGGCCCAAGGCCAAGGGGGCGATCCGGGCGGCCGACCTCAAGGAGGAGTGGTCGCCGGCGGGCGAGTCCTCCGCCGAGGTCCTCGATCACCTCCTCGCGGAAGGGGTGGAGGGGGTGCGTATCGCGGTGCAGTTACACGGGGCGACGACGGAGTGGGAGCCGGTCGCCGACTTCTGCGAGGTGCTCCGGTGCGCGGGAGCCGACGTCATCCCGGTCCCGGTCTACCGGTGGGTGCCGCCGGACGATCAGTCGGCGATGGACAAACTCATCGAGCTGGCCGCGACCCGAGGGCTCGACGCGATCACCTTCACGAGTGCCCCGGCGGTGGCGTCGATGCTGGACCGCGCCCGCGAGACCGGGATGCTCGATCCGCTGATCCACGCGCTCCGCCAGCGCGTCGTGGTCACCTGTGTCGGGCCGGTGACGGCCGCCCCGTTCGTGGAACTCGAGGTTCCGACCACCATGCCGTCCCGCTTCCGGCTGGGGGCACTGGCACGTCACCTCGCCGACGAGTTGCCCCGTCGGGCCAGCCGCATCCGCGCCGCCGGCCACGACCTGGGTATCCGCGGTGGCTGCGTGGTCGTGGACGGCGAGGTGAAACAGCTCGCCCCGGCATCGATGTCGTTGTTGCGAGCGCTCGGGGCACGGCCGGGGCGGGTGGTGTCGCGGGAGCAGTTACTCGCCGTGCTCCCCGGTGGTGGAGACGACACGCATGCCGTGGAGACAGCCGTCGCACGTCTGCGCTCGTCACTCGGCGCGGCCAAGGTCGTGCAGACCGTCGTGAAACGTGGATACCGCCTCGCGGTGGATCCGGTCGATTGTGGAGACGAAGAATGA